The proteins below are encoded in one region of Centropristis striata isolate RG_2023a ecotype Rhode Island chromosome 12, C.striata_1.0, whole genome shotgun sequence:
- the LOC131981369 gene encoding angiogenin-like yields MRIQLACLLLLFATVVSQDANARYKKFIKQHINGRMSANQCDAVIGSRHITKTDSNECKETNTFIRATTKLVKPICGRAGEPYGQLTKSLLPFDIVVCTLKNQQARYPNCQYRGQARTRQIAIRCENGLPVHYERDIVSFEN; encoded by the coding sequence ATGAGGATCCAACTGGCTTGTTTGCTGCTGCTTTTTGCTACTGTGGTCTCTCAGGATGCAAACGCTCGTTACAAAAAGTTTATAAAACAACACATCAATGGCCGAATGAGTGCTAACCAATGTGATGCAGTGATCGGAAGTAGACATATCACCAAGACCGACAGCAATGAGTGCAAAGAGACCAATACCTTCATCCGAGCCACCACCAAATTAGTCAAACCCATCTGTGGGCGTGCAGGAGAGCCATACGGTCAGTTGACCAAAAGCCTACTACCCTTCGACATTGTTGTTTGTACACTGAAAAACCAGCAGGCCAGGTATCCCAACTGTCAGTACCGGGGTCAAGCTCGCACCAGGCAGATTGCAATCAGATGTGAAAACGGTCTTCCTGTGCACTATGAGAGAGACATTGTGTCCTTTGAAAACTGA